A part of Streptomyces sp. NBC_01451 genomic DNA contains:
- the gatA gene encoding Asp-tRNA(Asn)/Glu-tRNA(Gln) amidotransferase subunit GatA, translating into MSDNSNVNIIRLTAAETAAKIASGELTAVQVTEAHLARIEAVDEKVHAFLHVDREGALAQARAVDAKRERGETLGPLAGVPLALKDIFTTEGIPTTVGSKILEGWIPPYDATVTKRLKAADVVILGKTNMDEFAMGSSTENSAYGPTGNPWDLTRIPGGSGGGSSAALASFQAPLAIGTDTGGSIRQPAAVTGTVGVKPTYGAVSRYGMVAFSSSLDQGGPCARTVLDAALLHEAIAGHDPLDSTSIDAPVPPVVEAARNGSVQGMRVGVVKQFRGEGYQAGVIQRFDEAVALLKDLGAEIVELDCPSFDLALSAYYLIAPSECSSNLARFDGLRYGLRSGDDGTHSAEEVTSLTRAEGFGPEVKRRIMLGTYALSSGYYDAYYGSAQKVRTLITRDFEKAFESVDVIVSPTTPTTAFPIGERADDPMAMYLADLCTIPTNLAGNSAMSLPCGLAPEDGLPVGLQIIAPALQDDRLYKVGAAVEAAFVEKWGHPLLEEAPSL; encoded by the coding sequence ATGTCGGACAACAGCAACGTCAACATCATCCGGCTCACCGCCGCCGAGACCGCCGCGAAGATCGCGTCCGGCGAGCTCACCGCCGTACAGGTCACCGAGGCCCACCTGGCCCGGATCGAGGCCGTCGACGAGAAGGTGCACGCCTTCCTGCACGTCGACCGGGAGGGCGCGCTCGCCCAGGCCCGTGCCGTCGACGCCAAGCGCGAGCGCGGGGAGACGCTGGGCCCGCTGGCCGGCGTACCTCTCGCGCTCAAGGACATCTTCACCACCGAGGGGATCCCGACCACCGTCGGGTCCAAGATCCTTGAGGGGTGGATCCCGCCGTACGACGCGACCGTCACCAAGCGGCTGAAGGCCGCCGACGTCGTCATCCTCGGCAAGACCAACATGGACGAGTTCGCCATGGGGTCGAGCACCGAGAACAGCGCGTACGGGCCGACCGGCAACCCCTGGGACCTGACCAGGATCCCCGGTGGTTCCGGTGGCGGGTCGAGTGCCGCCCTCGCCTCCTTCCAGGCGCCGCTGGCCATCGGTACGGACACCGGCGGTTCCATCCGGCAGCCCGCCGCCGTCACCGGCACGGTCGGCGTCAAGCCGACGTACGGGGCCGTGTCGCGGTACGGCATGGTCGCCTTCTCGTCCTCCCTCGACCAGGGCGGGCCCTGCGCCCGTACGGTCCTGGACGCCGCGCTCCTCCACGAGGCCATCGCCGGGCACGACCCGCTCGACTCGACCTCGATCGACGCGCCGGTCCCGCCGGTCGTCGAGGCCGCCCGCAACGGCAGCGTCCAGGGCATGCGCGTCGGCGTCGTCAAGCAGTTCCGCGGCGAGGGCTACCAGGCCGGCGTCATCCAGCGCTTCGACGAGGCGGTGGCCCTGCTGAAGGACCTCGGCGCCGAGATCGTCGAGCTGGACTGTCCGTCGTTCGACCTGGCGCTGTCCGCGTACTACCTGATCGCGCCCTCCGAGTGCTCGTCCAACCTCGCCCGCTTCGACGGGCTGCGCTACGGCCTGCGCAGCGGTGACGACGGCACGCACTCCGCCGAGGAGGTCACCTCGCTCACCCGGGCGGAGGGCTTCGGTCCCGAGGTCAAGCGCCGCATCATGCTCGGCACGTACGCGCTCAGCTCCGGCTACTACGACGCGTACTACGGCAGCGCCCAGAAGGTCCGTACGCTCATCACCCGCGACTTCGAGAAGGCGTTCGAGTCGGTGGACGTGATCGTCTCCCCGACGACGCCCACCACCGCCTTCCCGATCGGCGAGCGTGCCGACGACCCGATGGCGATGTACCTCGCGGACCTCTGCACCATCCCGACCAACCTGGCCGGCAACTCGGCCATGTCCCTGCCCTGCGGTCTCGCGCCGGAGGACGGACTTCCGGTCGGGCTCCAGATCATCGCCCCGGCGCTCCAGGACGACCGCCTTTACAAGGTCGGCGCCGCCGTCGAGGCCGCCTTCGTGGAAAAGTGGGGGCACCCGCTGCTAGAGGAGGCTCCGTCGCTGTGA
- the gatC gene encoding Asp-tRNA(Asn)/Glu-tRNA(Gln) amidotransferase subunit GatC: MPGITREEVAHLARLARLELKGEELDHFAGQLDDIIGAVARVSEVADQDVPPTSHPLPLTNVMRADEVRPSLTPEQALSGAPAQEQQRFKVPQILGED; the protein is encoded by the coding sequence ATGCCTGGCATCACGCGCGAGGAGGTCGCCCACCTCGCACGGCTGGCGCGTCTGGAGCTGAAGGGCGAAGAGCTCGACCACTTCGCAGGACAGCTCGACGACATCATCGGCGCGGTCGCCCGCGTCAGCGAGGTCGCCGACCAAGACGTACCGCCGACCTCGCACCCGCTGCCGCTGACGAACGTCATGCGCGCGGACGAGGTCCGTCCGTCGCTCACCCCCGAGCAGGCGCTCTCCGGCGCCCCCGCCCAGGAGCAGCAGCGTTTCAAGGTGCCGCAGATCCTGGGGGAGGACTAA
- a CDS encoding putative bifunctional diguanylate cyclase/phosphodiesterase, giving the protein MEPTDSAAPPSRLRGRRISGVWRWGSTRLAGRSEPGREPGEGRRTARFLERAGVGLRTTGPAGRTGAPGGTGRRIVADSRVSTPLTAHLSAEERVAHLHAHDPARQLSWPALPAAVVASAGFVLGAGFYRGFTGHSALFPSGTVGWALAVLTGVIVGHLVALGRARWWGGTGSGAALTLSVLLLFGWVPAGMVSLTVVVLVGVARRHRWRQGLLHGAVDILGIGAGALVLAAFGRVPSVETPWNPQTWSVYTAPEVVLVAVTYLALTRTLLWYLHTPRGGLPTVARSALVRQGLVAVALLAIAPLICVVAVALPILLPLFAIPLIALDSTLWIARARAEEQLRDPLTGLPNRQWLLERTWTALDDAERIDARAALMLIDLDRFRSVNDTLGHLAGDRLLLQIADRLRLALPRGAEAARLGGDEFAVLLPVVDSTTSATRVARNLVTVLGSPLDLDGLTLVLEASAGLAVFPDHALDAEGLLRRADVAMYQAKRDRTGVEVYESKRDSNTPDRLGLLGDLRRALDAHEVELHYQPKVRFDGQVAGLEALVRWVHPERGKVPPDEFIAIAESSGLMPHLTEYVLETALAQVAKWRSQGLFVPVAVNVSPRDVHSPGFAGSVAARLARHGVPAGALQLEITEHVLLEDPQKAADTLAALTGHGVKMSLDDFGTGYSSLVHLRRLPVSELKIDRSFVARLAVDTEDAEIVRCTVDLAHSLGLLVVAEGVEDDETWERLRDMGCDAVQGWLVAAAMPPEEATAWLLARGTRGWQRPRAALPAAES; this is encoded by the coding sequence ATGGAACCGACCGATAGCGCCGCCCCTCCCTCAAGGCTGCGCGGACGCCGGATATCCGGCGTCTGGCGCTGGGGCTCCACCCGCCTCGCGGGTCGTTCCGAGCCCGGCCGCGAACCGGGTGAGGGCCGCCGGACGGCACGGTTCCTGGAACGGGCGGGCGTCGGCCTCCGGACGACCGGACCGGCGGGCAGGACAGGTGCGCCGGGCGGCACCGGCCGGCGCATCGTCGCCGACAGCAGGGTGTCGACCCCGCTGACGGCCCACCTCAGCGCCGAGGAACGCGTCGCCCACCTGCACGCCCACGACCCGGCGCGCCAACTGTCCTGGCCCGCACTGCCCGCGGCGGTCGTCGCGTCGGCAGGCTTCGTCCTCGGCGCCGGCTTCTACCGCGGCTTCACCGGGCACAGCGCGCTCTTCCCTTCCGGCACCGTCGGCTGGGCCCTCGCCGTGCTCACCGGTGTCATCGTCGGCCACCTCGTCGCCCTCGGCCGCGCCCGCTGGTGGGGCGGCACCGGCTCGGGCGCCGCCCTCACCCTCTCCGTGCTCCTGCTGTTCGGGTGGGTACCGGCCGGCATGGTCAGCCTCACCGTCGTCGTCCTGGTCGGCGTGGCCCGGCGCCACCGCTGGCGGCAAGGTCTCCTGCACGGCGCGGTGGACATCCTCGGCATCGGCGCCGGCGCCCTGGTGCTCGCCGCGTTCGGCCGGGTCCCGTCCGTCGAGACGCCCTGGAATCCGCAGACCTGGAGCGTCTACACGGCACCCGAGGTGGTGCTGGTCGCGGTCACCTACCTCGCGCTCACCCGCACCCTGCTCTGGTATCTGCACACCCCGCGCGGCGGACTGCCCACCGTCGCCCGCTCCGCCCTGGTCAGACAGGGCCTGGTCGCGGTCGCGCTGCTCGCCATCGCGCCGCTGATCTGCGTCGTCGCCGTGGCCCTGCCGATCCTGCTGCCCCTGTTCGCCATCCCCCTCATCGCCCTCGACTCCACCCTGTGGATAGCCAGGGCCCGGGCCGAGGAACAGCTGCGCGACCCGCTGACCGGACTGCCCAACAGACAGTGGCTCCTGGAACGGACCTGGACGGCCCTCGACGATGCCGAACGCATCGATGCGCGGGCCGCGTTGATGCTCATAGACCTCGACCGCTTCCGCTCCGTGAACGACACGCTGGGCCACCTCGCCGGTGACCGCCTCCTGCTCCAGATAGCCGACCGGCTGCGCCTCGCACTGCCGCGCGGCGCGGAGGCCGCACGGCTCGGCGGCGACGAGTTCGCCGTTCTGCTGCCGGTCGTCGACTCCACGACGTCGGCCACCCGCGTCGCCCGCAACCTGGTCACCGTCCTCGGCTCCCCGCTCGACCTCGACGGACTCACGCTCGTCCTGGAGGCCAGCGCCGGCCTCGCCGTCTTCCCCGACCACGCGCTCGACGCCGAGGGGCTGCTGCGGCGCGCGGACGTCGCGATGTACCAGGCGAAGCGGGACCGTACGGGCGTCGAGGTGTACGAGTCCAAGCGGGACTCGAACACCCCGGACCGGCTCGGTCTCCTGGGCGACCTGCGGCGCGCGCTCGACGCGCACGAGGTCGAACTGCACTACCAGCCCAAGGTGCGCTTCGACGGGCAGGTCGCCGGCCTGGAGGCGCTGGTGCGCTGGGTGCACCCGGAGCGCGGGAAGGTGCCGCCGGACGAGTTCATAGCGATCGCCGAGTCGTCCGGACTGATGCCCCACCTCACGGAGTACGTGCTGGAGACGGCGCTCGCACAGGTCGCGAAGTGGCGCTCCCAGGGGCTGTTCGTCCCGGTCGCCGTCAACGTCTCCCCGCGCGACGTCCACAGTCCCGGCTTCGCCGGTTCCGTCGCCGCGCGGCTGGCCCGGCACGGGGTCCCGGCGGGGGCGCTCCAGCTGGAGATCACGGAACACGTGCTCCTGGAGGATCCGCAGAAGGCCGCGGACACGCTGGCCGCGCTGACCGGGCACGGCGTGAAGATGTCCCTGGACGACTTCGGGACCGGGTACTCGTCGCTGGTGCATCTGCGGCGGCTGCCGGTGAGCGAGCTGAAGATCGACCGGTCGTTCGTGGCGCGGCTGGCGGTGGACACGGAGGACGCGGAGATCGTGCGGTGCACGGTCGATCTCGCGCATTCCCTCGGGCTGCTCGTGGTCGCCGAGGGCGTCGAGGACGACGAGACGTGGGAGCGGTTGCGGGACATGGGGTGTGACGCGGTGCAGGGGTGGCTCGTCGCCGCGGCGATGCCTCCCGAGGAGGCCACGGCGTGGTTGCTGGCGCGGGGGACCCGTGGGTGGCAGCGGCCCCGGGCGGCCCTGCCCGCCGCGGAATCATAG
- the ligA gene encoding NAD-dependent DNA ligase LigA, giving the protein MAGEQHAQTTSVPAEARDRHAQLAERIEEHRFRYYVNDAPVVSDAEFDKLLRTLEALEEEYPELRTPDSPTQKVSGAYETEFTSVEHRSRMLSLDNAFDDLELAAWAERVHKDVGASEHHFLCELKVDGLAVNLTYEHGRLTRAATRGDGRTGEDITPNVRTIAEIPDRLTGDRVPDLVEIRGEVYFPMEKFEELNARLVEGGDKPFANPRNAAAGSLRQKDPRVTATRPLHMVVHGIGALEGYDPLTRLSEAYTLLHEWGLPTTRYAKRVDDLDGVREFIAYYGENRHSVEHEIDGVVVKLDEIPLQGRLGSTSRAPRWAIAWKYAPEEVNTRLINIRVGVGRTGRVTPYAQVEPVTVAGSEVEFATLHNQDVVKAKGVLIGDTVVLRKAGDVIPEILGPVADLRDGTEKPFEMPAECPECGTPLRPMKEADVDLRCPNGQSCPAQLRERLFYLGGRKCLDIENFGYVAAAALTKPLEPSEPPLLDEGDLFDLTIERLLPIKAYVLDQDSGLPKRDPKTGEEKIATVFANQDGEPRKNAVAMLANIAAAKDRPLARIITGLSIRHVGPVAAEALAREFRSIERIEQASEEELATTDGVGPIIAASLKEWFAVDWHQEILRKWRAAGVRMEEESSGEDEGPRPLEGLTVVVTGTLEHHTRDGAKDALQSRGAKVTGSVSKKTSFVVVGDNPGSKFDKAMQLKVPVLNEDGFAVLLEQGPEAAAEAALPNEE; this is encoded by the coding sequence GTGGCCGGCGAACAGCACGCACAGACCACATCGGTGCCCGCCGAGGCGCGCGACAGGCACGCCCAGCTCGCCGAGCGCATCGAGGAGCACCGCTTCCGGTACTACGTGAACGACGCTCCCGTCGTCAGCGACGCGGAGTTCGACAAGCTCCTGCGCACCCTGGAGGCGCTGGAGGAGGAGTATCCGGAGCTGCGCACACCCGACTCCCCGACCCAGAAGGTCTCGGGGGCGTACGAGACGGAGTTCACCTCCGTCGAGCACCGCTCGCGCATGCTCTCCCTCGACAACGCCTTCGACGACCTGGAACTGGCGGCCTGGGCGGAGCGCGTCCACAAGGACGTCGGTGCCTCCGAGCACCACTTCCTGTGCGAATTGAAGGTCGACGGCCTCGCCGTCAACCTGACGTACGAGCACGGGCGTCTCACGCGCGCGGCGACCCGCGGCGACGGCCGCACGGGCGAGGACATCACGCCCAACGTGCGCACGATCGCCGAGATCCCGGACCGGCTGACGGGCGACCGCGTCCCGGACCTGGTGGAGATCCGCGGCGAGGTCTACTTCCCGATGGAGAAGTTCGAGGAGCTGAACGCCCGTCTGGTCGAGGGCGGCGACAAGCCGTTCGCCAACCCGCGCAACGCGGCGGCCGGTTCGCTCCGCCAGAAGGACCCGCGCGTCACCGCGACGCGCCCGCTGCACATGGTGGTCCACGGCATCGGCGCCCTGGAGGGCTACGACCCGCTGACCCGCCTCTCCGAGGCGTACACCCTGCTGCACGAGTGGGGCCTGCCGACCACGCGGTACGCGAAGCGGGTCGACGACCTCGACGGCGTACGGGAGTTCATCGCGTACTACGGCGAGAACCGGCACTCCGTGGAGCACGAGATCGACGGGGTCGTCGTCAAGCTCGACGAGATCCCCCTCCAGGGCCGCCTCGGCTCGACCTCGCGCGCCCCGCGCTGGGCGATCGCCTGGAAGTACGCGCCCGAGGAGGTCAACACCAGGCTCATCAACATCCGCGTGGGCGTGGGGCGTACGGGCAGGGTCACGCCGTACGCGCAGGTCGAGCCGGTGACGGTGGCGGGCTCGGAGGTCGAGTTCGCCACCCTGCACAACCAGGACGTGGTCAAGGCCAAGGGCGTGCTCATCGGCGACACCGTGGTGCTGCGCAAGGCCGGTGACGTGATCCCGGAGATCCTCGGTCCGGTCGCCGACCTGCGCGACGGCACGGAGAAGCCCTTCGAGATGCCGGCCGAGTGCCCCGAGTGCGGTACGCCGCTGCGGCCCATGAAGGAGGCGGACGTCGACCTCCGCTGCCCCAACGGGCAGAGCTGCCCCGCCCAGTTGAGGGAGCGGCTGTTCTATCTCGGCGGTCGCAAGTGCCTGGACATCGAGAACTTCGGGTATGTGGCCGCCGCCGCGCTCACCAAGCCGCTGGAGCCGTCCGAGCCGCCGCTCCTCGACGAGGGCGACCTCTTCGACCTGACCATCGAGCGGCTGCTGCCCATCAAGGCGTACGTCCTGGACCAGGACAGCGGGCTGCCCAAGCGGGATCCGAAGACCGGCGAGGAGAAGATCGCCACGGTCTTCGCCAACCAGGACGGCGAGCCCAGGAAGAACGCGGTCGCGATGCTCGCCAACATCGCCGCCGCCAAGGACCGTCCGCTGGCCCGGATCATCACCGGTCTGTCGATCCGGCACGTCGGGCCGGTCGCCGCCGAGGCACTGGCCCGGGAATTCCGCTCGATCGAGCGCATCGAGCAGGCCTCCGAGGAGGAGTTGGCGACCACGGACGGGGTCGGCCCGATCATCGCGGCCTCGCTCAAGGAGTGGTTCGCGGTGGACTGGCACCAGGAGATCCTGCGCAAGTGGCGGGCCGCCGGAGTCCGGATGGAGGAGGAGAGCTCCGGCGAGGACGAGGGGCCGCGCCCGCTCGAAGGGCTCACCGTGGTCGTGACCGGCACGCTCGAACACCACACCCGGGACGGTGCGAAGGACGCATTGCAGAGCCGTGGAGCAAAAGTGACCGGTTCTGTTTCGAAGAAGACGTCTTTCGTGGTTGTGGGTGACAATCCTGGTTCGAAGTTCGACAAGGCCATGCAGTTGAAGGTGCCTGTTCTGAATGAGGACGGCTTTGCCGTACTGCTCGAACAAGGACCCGAGGCGGCGGCCGAAGCAGCGCTTCCGAACGAGGAGTAG
- a CDS encoding methionine synthase: MNANPTFGPATGIGSLPGGDAREAVKAATGTFDDFPFLPELPARGPGADMIGRTAGMLVEMYARVEPSGWRLGDRPGRDTKRARSWLGEDLDALEEFTQGYEGQVKVQAVGPWTLAAALELRNGELALSDLGACRDLAGSLAEGIRLHLDELRRRIPGAQLVLQLDEPSLMAVLRGQVRTASGYRTHRIPDRQIAEATLREVIGVHGDGPVVVHSCAPDVPFAFLRRAGADAVSFDFSLLTERDDDAIGEAVEGGTRLFAGVVPGTDGPLSDPAGSVSGVRTLWRRLGLHPGLLAEAVTVTPSCGLAGASPRYAWEALAHCVQAARSLADNPE; encoded by the coding sequence GTGAACGCGAACCCCACCTTCGGCCCCGCCACCGGCATCGGTTCCCTGCCCGGCGGCGACGCCCGGGAAGCCGTCAAGGCGGCCACCGGGACCTTCGACGACTTCCCCTTCCTGCCCGAACTCCCCGCCCGCGGCCCCGGCGCCGACATGATCGGCCGCACCGCCGGAATGCTCGTCGAGATGTACGCGCGCGTGGAGCCCAGTGGCTGGCGTCTCGGCGACCGCCCGGGCCGGGACACCAAGCGGGCCCGCTCCTGGCTCGGCGAGGACCTCGACGCCCTGGAGGAGTTCACGCAGGGGTACGAGGGCCAGGTGAAGGTGCAGGCCGTGGGCCCCTGGACGCTGGCCGCCGCCCTCGAACTCAGGAACGGCGAGCTGGCCCTCTCCGACCTCGGCGCCTGCCGCGACCTCGCCGGTTCCCTCGCCGAGGGCATCCGCCTCCACCTCGACGAACTGCGCCGCCGCATCCCCGGCGCCCAGCTCGTCCTGCAACTCGACGAACCGTCCCTGATGGCCGTGCTGCGTGGCCAGGTGCGGACCGCCAGCGGCTACCGCACCCACCGGATCCCCGACCGCCAGATCGCCGAGGCGACCCTCCGGGAGGTCATCGGCGTGCACGGTGACGGGCCCGTCGTCGTCCATTCCTGTGCGCCGGACGTCCCGTTCGCCTTCCTCCGCAGGGCCGGCGCCGACGCCGTCTCCTTCGACTTCTCGCTTCTCACCGAGCGTGACGACGACGCGATCGGTGAGGCGGTGGAGGGCGGCACCCGGCTCTTCGCCGGTGTCGTGCCCGGCACGGACGGCCCATTGTCAGACCCTGCCGGTAGCGTCAGTGGTGTCAGAACGCTGTGGCGCAGGCTGGGGCTGCATCCGGGGCTTCTCGCGGAGGCGGTCACGGTCACTCCGTCGTGCGGACTCGCGGGCGCTTCCCCGCGGTACGCATGGGAGGCGCTCGCCCACTGCGTCCAGGCGGCGAGATCACTCGCGGACAACCCAGAGTAA
- a CDS encoding SDR family oxidoreductase, producing MAAMATHVITGAGSGIGAAVARRLHARGDELVLHARDAGRAKELTAEFPGARTLVGDLADPDRLSWAFSHQTLPERVDSLLHIAGVVDLGPVGELTPKTWRHQLNVNLIAPAELTRHFLPQLRVSQGQVVFVNSGAGLNAHADWSAYAASKHGLKALADSLRHEEHAAGVRVTTVYPGRTASPMQAKVHQQEGKEYDPSKWIDPESVATTILLALDLPRDAEINDVTVRPGR from the coding sequence ATGGCGGCCATGGCTACTCATGTGATCACCGGGGCGGGTTCGGGCATCGGTGCGGCGGTCGCGAGGCGGCTGCACGCGCGCGGGGACGAACTCGTGCTGCACGCGCGTGACGCGGGGCGGGCGAAGGAGTTGACGGCGGAGTTTCCGGGGGCGAGGACCCTGGTGGGCGACCTGGCCGACCCGGATCGCCTCTCCTGGGCGTTCTCGCACCAGACGCTGCCGGAACGGGTGGACTCCCTGCTGCACATCGCGGGCGTGGTCGATCTCGGCCCGGTGGGCGAACTGACCCCGAAGACCTGGCGCCACCAGCTGAACGTCAACCTGATCGCCCCCGCCGAACTGACCCGGCACTTCCTGCCCCAACTCCGGGTCTCCCAGGGACAGGTGGTGTTCGTCAACTCGGGTGCGGGCCTGAACGCGCATGCCGACTGGTCCGCGTACGCCGCGTCCAAGCACGGACTCAAGGCCCTGGCGGACTCGTTGCGCCACGAGGAACACGCGGCCGGGGTGCGGGTGACCACGGTGTATCCGGGGCGGACGGCGAGTCCGATGCAGGCGAAGGTGCACCAGCAGGAGGGCAAGGAGTACGACCCGTCGAAGTGGATCGACCCGGAGTCGGTGGCGACGACGATCCTGCTGGCCCTGGACCTGCCCCGCGACGCGGAGATCAACGACGTGACGGTACGCCCGGGCCGCTGA